A genomic region of Psychrobacter sp. M13 contains the following coding sequences:
- a CDS encoding type IV secretion protein Rhs produces MMPRFSLTSVFKQQWQALVAKPHSRPLTIGEIDLAYSVFGDSLDTSEIQLKTAWWVLKNYAVSPNGHIYFHPADWINDFMDTGIGKQSWLIHELTHVWQLQRGLKVVRGALISRRYSYVLQAGKPFFNYGIEQQARMVQDYFIHRHLGQDCQAFEACIPFLQTKPVDLV; encoded by the coding sequence ATGATGCCACGTTTTTCTCTTACCTCAGTATTTAAGCAGCAATGGCAGGCGCTTGTTGCAAAACCGCACTCTCGCCCCTTAACCATTGGTGAAATCGATTTGGCGTACTCAGTATTTGGTGATAGCTTAGATACTAGTGAGATACAGCTTAAAACAGCGTGGTGGGTGCTCAAAAATTATGCCGTTAGCCCCAATGGTCACATTTATTTTCATCCAGCAGACTGGATTAATGACTTTATGGATACTGGCATTGGTAAGCAAAGCTGGCTGATTCATGAGTTGACCCATGTTTGGCAATTACAACGCGGCCTTAAAGTCGTGCGCGGCGCATTGATTAGCCGTCGCTATAGCTATGTGCTGCAAGCTGGCAAGCCGTTTTTTAATTATGGTATTGAGCAGCAGGCGCGGATGGTACAAGACTATTTTATACACCGTCATTTAGGTCAAGATTGCCAAGCTTTTGAGGCCTGTATACCTTTTTTACAAACCAAACCCGTTGACTTAGTTTAA
- a CDS encoding replication-associated recombination protein A: MSASFHADTPLAQRMRPMTLQAIIGQEHLLSTGAPLQRLVERHHLPSIILHGEAGIGKTTIAMLLAEAVGRPFHALSALNTGVKQLREVLDTKDSLSFESPVVFIDEIHRFNKAQQDALLGAVEAGDITLIGATTENPSFSVNNALLSRCQVYRLEPLNAGQIALVLERAIATDKILKTLKIDLQATEFITQLAHGDARKALNLLELAVQTADAKQSPIIIDDALVGRVAQTALVRYDKDGEQHYDIISAMIKSVRGSDPDAALYWMARMLVGGEPADFIARRLVILASEDIGNANPNALLLADAALRSVQSIGMPEARLILGQVVVYLATSAKSNSTYKAINAAMALAEKDASPVPLHLRNGVTKLMRSQGYGQDYVYPHDYPNHYYPQSYLPDNLIGTRFYEFADNQREQHSKQFMDWLKNQAASND, encoded by the coding sequence ATGTCTGCATCTTTTCATGCTGATACGCCACTGGCTCAGCGTATGCGACCGATGACGCTACAAGCCATTATCGGGCAGGAGCATCTCCTATCGACAGGTGCTCCCCTGCAACGCTTAGTTGAGCGCCATCATTTGCCATCGATTATTTTGCATGGTGAAGCAGGTATTGGCAAGACGACGATAGCTATGCTCTTAGCAGAGGCTGTCGGTCGGCCCTTTCATGCTTTGTCAGCATTAAATACTGGCGTCAAACAATTACGCGAAGTATTGGATACTAAAGATTCACTGAGCTTTGAGTCGCCCGTTGTCTTTATTGATGAAATTCACAGGTTCAATAAGGCGCAGCAAGATGCTTTGCTCGGCGCGGTTGAGGCAGGTGATATTACGCTAATCGGTGCCACTACTGAAAACCCCTCATTTAGCGTCAATAATGCTTTGTTATCCCGCTGCCAAGTGTATCGATTAGAGCCGTTAAATGCTGGGCAAATTGCGTTGGTTTTAGAGCGTGCTATTGCGACGGATAAGATATTAAAGACGCTTAAAATAGACTTGCAGGCGACAGAGTTTATCACCCAACTGGCACATGGCGATGCGAGAAAGGCGCTGAACTTATTAGAGCTAGCGGTTCAGACGGCTGATGCTAAGCAGTCTCCGATCATTATTGATGATGCACTGGTCGGTCGGGTAGCACAGACAGCCCTGGTACGTTACGACAAAGATGGTGAGCAGCATTACGACATCATCTCAGCCATGATTAAATCTGTCCGTGGCTCAGACCCCGATGCGGCCTTATACTGGATGGCTCGGATGCTAGTGGGTGGTGAGCCTGCTGACTTTATTGCGCGGCGCTTGGTCATCCTAGCCAGTGAAGATATCGGTAATGCCAACCCCAACGCCCTACTCCTTGCGGATGCAGCACTACGTAGTGTGCAATCCATTGGTATGCCTGAGGCACGTCTAATTTTAGGGCAAGTGGTGGTTTATCTGGCGACCAGTGCCAAAAGCAATAGCACGTATAAAGCGATTAATGCGGCGATGGCGTTGGCAGAAAAAGATGCCTCGCCAGTACCGCTACACCTGCGTAATGGCGTGACCAAACTGATGCGTAGTCAAGGCTATGGTCAGGATTATGTCTATCCTCACGATTATCCCAACCATTATTATCCGCAGTCTTATTTACCAGACAACTTAATCGGCACACGCTTTTATGAGTTTGCAGACAATCAGCGCGAACAACACAGCAAGCAGTTTATGGATTGGCTGAAAAACCAAGCAGCAAGTAACGACTAA
- the argH gene encoding argininosuccinate lyase encodes MWGGRFSEATDSFVAAFTASVGFDQRFARHDIEGSIAHATMLGECDILTKSEVATIIDGLEQVLSEIELGEFDWSIALEDVHMNVESRLTDIIGAVGKKLHTGRSRNDQVATDIRLWLREEVDNIIALLVRLQSGLLNLAEQHTDTIMPGFTHLQTAQPVSFGHHVMAWFEMLYRDTERLVDARRRINQLPLGSAALAGTTFPIDRTITAELLGFEGICQNSLDAVSDRDFAIEFTSAASILMMHLSRMSEEIILWMSAQFNFVQIPDRFCTGSSIMPQKKNPDVPELVRGKAARVFGQLMTLLSLMKSQPLAYNKDNQEDKEPLFDCVDTLTGSLLAFADMLPNITPNKENMRAATMKGYATATDLADYLVRNGVAFRDAHEVVGNAVALGIKEGVDLSDLSLAQLQQFSDAIGDDVFEYLTLEGSLAARDHLGGTAPNQVKQAVARGRTRLEIFA; translated from the coding sequence ATGTGGGGTGGGCGCTTTAGCGAGGCTACCGATAGCTTCGTTGCCGCTTTTACTGCCTCCGTTGGTTTTGATCAACGCTTTGCTCGCCACGATATCGAAGGCTCTATTGCCCACGCTACGATGCTTGGTGAATGCGACATTCTCACCAAAAGCGAAGTGGCGACTATTATTGATGGTCTAGAGCAAGTACTGAGCGAAATTGAGCTGGGCGAGTTTGACTGGTCAATCGCGCTTGAAGATGTGCACATGAACGTCGAATCGCGCTTAACCGATATCATCGGTGCCGTCGGTAAAAAACTACACACAGGTCGTAGTCGTAACGATCAAGTGGCTACTGACATTCGTCTTTGGTTACGGGAAGAAGTCGATAATATTATAGCCCTATTGGTTCGTTTGCAGAGCGGCTTGCTCAATCTCGCTGAGCAGCATACGGATACGATTATGCCAGGCTTTACCCATTTGCAGACCGCGCAGCCTGTCAGCTTTGGTCATCATGTGATGGCATGGTTTGAGATGCTCTATCGTGATACTGAGCGCCTAGTTGACGCCCGTCGTCGTATCAATCAGTTACCACTTGGTAGCGCCGCTCTTGCAGGGACGACTTTTCCGATCGACCGTACTATTACTGCTGAATTGTTAGGTTTTGAAGGTATCTGCCAAAATTCTTTAGACGCAGTATCAGATCGTGATTTTGCGATTGAATTTACCTCCGCGGCTTCCATTCTAATGATGCATCTGTCACGCATGAGCGAAGAGATTATCCTATGGATGTCAGCGCAATTTAACTTTGTACAGATACCAGATCGCTTCTGTACCGGCTCATCAATCATGCCGCAAAAGAAAAACCCTGATGTGCCAGAGCTGGTACGCGGCAAAGCGGCTCGAGTATTTGGGCAGCTAATGACGCTCCTAAGCTTAATGAAAAGCCAGCCACTCGCTTATAATAAAGACAATCAAGAAGACAAAGAGCCACTATTTGATTGTGTTGATACGCTAACAGGCTCGCTACTAGCTTTTGCCGATATGCTGCCGAATATCACGCCCAATAAAGAAAATATGCGTGCTGCTACGATGAAGGGCTATGCGACGGCGACCGATTTGGCGGATTACTTGGTCCGTAATGGTGTGGCATTTCGTGATGCTCATGAGGTAGTTGGCAATGCCGTTGCTTTGGGTATCAAAGAAGGCGTCGACTTGAGCGACTTGTCATTGGCGCAGTTGCAACAATTTAGTGACGCCATTGGCGATGATGTGTTTGAATATTTAACTTTAGAAGGTTCACTGGCTGCCCGTGATCACTTAGGTGGCACCGCCCCTAATCAAGTTAAGCAAGCGGTTGCTCGTGGGCGCACTCGTTTAGAGATTTTTGCTTAA
- the ribBA gene encoding bifunctional 3,4-dihydroxy-2-butanone-4-phosphate synthase/GTP cyclohydrolase II: MSLNTIPEIIEDIRAGKMVVLMDDEDRENEGDIIMAATHVRPEDINFMITHARGLVCLTISQARAHQLSLPLMSERNEAKFSTNFTVSIEAAEGVTTGISAADRARTIQAAVSATAKAEDIVQPGHIFPIIAQDGGVLHRAGHTEAGCDLSRLAGLEPASVLVEIINADGTMARRDDLEIFAKEHDLKIGTIADLINYRIANEQTVEEVESHPFETEHGTFTLHRFREFGADETHLALVKGDVSEGVSTVRVHGFHPLRDLFAAKNDMTGRSGWSVQAALKEISASDRGVLVWIGSNQPVDLGDALNKAADNESQSTLTQQPYRSVGVGAQILRHLGVRDMRLLSSPMKFYALSGFDLNVVDFVNAPK; the protein is encoded by the coding sequence ATGAGTTTAAATACGATTCCTGAGATTATCGAAGACATTCGTGCTGGAAAGATGGTCGTCTTGATGGATGATGAAGACCGTGAAAACGAAGGTGATATCATCATGGCAGCGACCCATGTGCGCCCTGAAGATATTAACTTCATGATCACCCACGCACGTGGCTTAGTCTGTCTAACCATCTCGCAAGCTCGTGCGCATCAGCTGTCTTTGCCACTAATGTCTGAACGTAACGAAGCGAAATTCAGCACCAACTTTACCGTATCCATTGAAGCAGCTGAAGGTGTCACGACTGGTATTTCTGCTGCCGATCGCGCTCGTACGATTCAAGCAGCGGTTTCTGCTACTGCTAAAGCTGAAGATATTGTACAGCCTGGGCATATTTTCCCTATCATCGCACAAGATGGTGGCGTATTGCATCGTGCGGGTCATACAGAAGCCGGTTGTGACTTGTCACGCTTAGCAGGTCTTGAGCCAGCATCTGTGCTAGTCGAAATCATCAACGCTGATGGTACGATGGCACGCCGCGATGATCTAGAAATATTTGCCAAAGAGCATGATCTAAAAATAGGTACGATTGCTGATCTTATCAACTATCGTATTGCCAATGAGCAAACCGTAGAAGAAGTAGAATCGCATCCTTTTGAAACTGAACATGGTACGTTCACCCTGCATCGCTTCCGCGAGTTTGGTGCTGATGAGACTCATTTAGCGTTAGTCAAAGGCGATGTCAGCGAAGGCGTCAGTACGGTACGTGTTCATGGCTTCCATCCATTACGTGATTTGTTTGCGGCCAAAAATGACATGACTGGCCGTAGTGGCTGGAGCGTACAAGCGGCATTAAAAGAAATTAGCGCCTCAGATCGTGGTGTATTGGTTTGGATTGGTAGTAACCAACCGGTTGATTTAGGAGATGCGCTAAATAAAGCCGCAGATAATGAATCACAATCAACACTCACTCAACAGCCGTATCGTAGCGTCGGTGTGGGTGCGCAGATTTTGCGTCATTTAGGAGTACGTGATATGCGTTTGCTCTCTTCACCTATGAAATTCTATGCGTTATCAGGGTTTGATCTCAATGTAGTCGACTTTGTGAATGCGCCTAAGTAG
- the sdhC gene encoding succinate dehydrogenase, cytochrome b556 subunit, giving the protein MPALKSNRPIDLPLSQVISVNAKSPIAIASILHRVSGIILFLLIPVMLWLLQTSLASPVSFETVFDNILVRFVAWVFVAAIAYHFVMGMKHLFADMGMNEELKSGRTAAVVSFVIAAILIAASFVWVMF; this is encoded by the coding sequence ATGCCCGCTTTGAAAAGCAACCGACCTATAGATCTTCCTTTGAGCCAAGTGATTAGCGTTAATGCAAAATCACCCATTGCGATTGCATCAATTCTGCATCGCGTTTCTGGCATTATTCTATTTTTACTCATTCCTGTCATGCTTTGGCTTCTGCAAACTTCACTGGCATCGCCTGTGAGTTTTGAGACGGTATTTGACAATATTCTTGTGCGTTTTGTAGCTTGGGTCTTTGTAGCTGCCATTGCTTATCATTTTGTGATGGGTATGAAGCATTTATTTGCGGATATGGGTATGAATGAAGAACTAAAATCTGGCCGCACCGCTGCTGTTGTCAGCTTTGTTATCGCTGCGATCTTGATTGCCGCGTCATTTGTATGGGTGATGTTCTAA
- a CDS encoding uroporphyrinogen-III synthase: MNNLLTSDLFKPTVINTRPVERAAPLTEYLQEAGFDVVSIPMLALQSRAITEDDITIMRAWLAGDYKALVMVSPTAAASGLALWQTLARQANEQGDNQSNHNNTSTIAKDAESDLELSLSPSSLMAPSHLIAVGSATAQVLQQAQLSTASYEVLQPTVANNEGMLAMPEVEQLQAGDKLLVWRGLGGRRFLVDNLQARGVHIDSIAWYERVLPDNALSNYQRWAQDFYRLSKMQDESLDKRSKPIVIISSGSAFENWQSIVKQAIFVQQNNDVAVTETVFESRAIPSLKDYSYVVLGVRLADMLAELQLDYLRVEDLSPITIASIIKDNML; the protein is encoded by the coding sequence ATGAATAATTTATTGACGTCAGATTTATTTAAGCCAACGGTTATTAACACTCGACCAGTAGAGCGCGCTGCTCCTTTGACTGAGTATTTGCAAGAAGCTGGTTTTGATGTGGTTAGCATACCGATGCTAGCTCTGCAATCAAGAGCTATCACAGAAGATGATATCACTATTATGCGAGCTTGGCTGGCAGGTGATTATAAAGCGTTAGTTATGGTTAGCCCTACGGCGGCCGCCTCAGGATTAGCTTTGTGGCAAACACTGGCACGACAAGCAAATGAACAAGGTGATAATCAGTCAAATCATAACAATACTTCGACTATAGCTAAAGATGCTGAGAGCGATTTAGAACTCAGCTTATCACCAAGTTCGCTCATGGCGCCTAGTCATCTCATTGCGGTAGGGTCGGCGACGGCACAAGTACTTCAGCAAGCGCAGCTATCGACTGCTAGCTATGAAGTGCTCCAGCCTACTGTTGCTAACAATGAAGGTATGCTTGCTATGCCAGAAGTTGAACAATTACAAGCGGGCGACAAGCTACTCGTTTGGAGAGGTTTGGGCGGACGACGCTTTCTGGTCGATAATTTGCAAGCGCGAGGGGTACATATCGATAGTATCGCTTGGTACGAGCGCGTGTTGCCAGATAATGCATTGAGCAATTATCAGCGCTGGGCACAAGACTTTTATAGACTGTCTAAGATGCAAGATGAGTCGTTAGATAAACGATCGAAACCTATTGTGATCATCAGTAGTGGTAGCGCTTTTGAGAATTGGCAAAGCATTGTTAAACAAGCCATATTTGTTCAACAAAATAATGATGTTGCCGTCACTGAGACTGTCTTTGAGAGCAGGGCTATTCCTTCACTGAAAGATTATAGTTATGTGGTATTAGGGGTGCGCCTAGCGGATATGCTAGCTGAGCTACAGCTTGATTATCTACGGGTAGAGGATCTATCACCGATTACTATTGCTAGCATCATTAAAGACAACATGCTGTAA
- the hemC gene encoding hydroxymethylbilane synthase: protein MSTNSPLALTTLNIATRQSPLALWQAEYIRDRLLALYPELTINLLKIVTKGDKILDTPLAKIGGKGLFVKELEQALFSREADIAVHSLKDVPMQLPEGLMLGVYCKRASPTDAFVSNTYSTIDELPQGAVVGTASLRRQCQIKAYRPDLQIKTLRGNVGTRLGKLDAGEYDAIILATSGLQRIELDARIRSELDIDTCLPAVGQGALAIECRTDDAQILQLLAPLNDDKARIRLIAERALNRHLQGGCQVPIAAFAVLQDDSNANNDAHGNNDSGDSLWLRGRVGTEDGSQLLKFEKRITLSGSQSDKEAQANQLGIDVATLLLDNGAGTILAAIYQSDE from the coding sequence ATGAGTACCAATTCACCATTAGCGCTAACTACCCTAAATATTGCTACCCGTCAAAGCCCATTGGCTCTATGGCAAGCTGAGTATATTCGTGACCGATTATTGGCACTTTATCCCGAACTGACTATCAACTTACTAAAAATTGTCACTAAGGGTGACAAAATTTTGGATACCCCCTTGGCAAAAATTGGCGGTAAAGGATTATTTGTCAAAGAGCTTGAGCAAGCGCTGTTTTCAAGAGAGGCAGATATCGCCGTGCATTCGCTAAAAGATGTACCGATGCAGCTGCCTGAGGGTCTCATGCTAGGCGTATACTGCAAACGTGCTTCCCCAACGGATGCTTTTGTCTCTAACACTTATTCTACTATCGATGAGTTGCCACAAGGTGCAGTGGTCGGTACGGCAAGCCTACGTCGTCAATGCCAGATAAAAGCGTATCGCCCTGATCTGCAGATCAAAACCTTACGTGGTAATGTAGGTACGCGTTTAGGCAAGCTTGACGCTGGCGAATACGATGCTATCATTTTGGCGACTAGTGGCTTGCAGCGCATAGAGCTGGACGCGCGTATTCGTAGTGAATTGGATATTGATACTTGCCTGCCAGCGGTTGGTCAAGGGGCGCTTGCGATAGAGTGCCGCACTGATGACGCGCAGATTTTACAATTATTAGCGCCTTTAAATGATGACAAAGCACGCATTCGTCTGATTGCTGAACGTGCTTTGAATCGACACCTGCAAGGGGGCTGCCAAGTTCCTATCGCCGCTTTCGCAGTGCTCCAAGATGACAGTAATGCTAACAATGACGCCCATGGTAATAATGATAGTGGCGATAGCTTGTGGCTACGTGGACGAGTGGGCACTGAGGACGGTAGTCAACTGTTAAAGTTTGAAAAACGCATTACCTTATCAGGCAGTCAAAGTGATAAAGAGGCGCAGGCCAATCAGTTGGGCATCGATGTCGCGACGCTATTATTAGACAATGGTGCTGGCACTATTCTAGCAGCGATTTATCAATCTGATGAATAG
- a CDS encoding oxidative damage protection protein yields the protein MTETFNPQANTVFCRKYQQDLPKMAHPPFPNKKGQELQETVSDKAWKEWLEQQTMLINENHLSMLDPEAKKFLTDQRDKFLDNEDYERAQGWTPESK from the coding sequence ATGACTGAAACCTTTAACCCACAAGCCAATACCGTATTTTGTCGCAAGTATCAGCAGGACTTGCCAAAAATGGCGCATCCCCCTTTTCCAAATAAAAAAGGACAAGAGCTACAAGAAACGGTTTCGGACAAAGCTTGGAAAGAATGGCTTGAGCAGCAAACCATGCTGATCAATGAAAACCATCTAAGCATGCTAGATCCTGAAGCTAAAAAGTTCTTAACCGATCAGCGTGATAAATTTTTGGATAACGAAGATTACGAGCGCGCACAGGGTTGGACGCCTGAAAGCAAGTAA
- the gltA gene encoding citrate synthase translates to MADNKANNSATLSVDGKEYQLPIIRGTLGRPVLSISALQEANFWSYDPGFMFTAPVESKITFIDGGKGELLHRGYPIDQLANNAEYLEVAYALIHGDLPNAEQKADFFEKIRKHTGVHDQLRKFFEGFRRDAHPMAIMVGVVGALSAFYHEDLDISNEDHREITAIRLIAKMPTLAAMSYKYSQGEPFMYPRNDFSYAENFLYMMFATPADVDYKTNDVITRAMDKIFTLHADHEQNASTSTVRLAGSTGANPYACIAAGIAALWGPSHGGANEAVLDMLDEIGTVENVPAFMEKVKSREVKLMGFGHRVYKNFDPRAQVLKEASDEVLEALGINDPKLELAMELERIALEDPFFIERNLYPNVDFYSGIILKAIGIPTSMFTVIFSLARTSGWISHWLEMHSAPFKIGRPRQLYTGETKRDFVKVEDRK, encoded by the coding sequence ATGGCTGATAATAAAGCTAATAACAGTGCCACACTGAGTGTAGACGGTAAGGAATACCAGCTCCCTATTATAAGAGGGACTTTAGGGCGTCCAGTTTTGAGCATTTCTGCTTTGCAAGAGGCAAACTTTTGGTCTTATGACCCAGGCTTTATGTTCACAGCTCCTGTCGAATCAAAAATTACTTTTATCGACGGCGGTAAAGGTGAGCTACTACATCGCGGCTACCCTATCGATCAATTGGCAAACAATGCTGAATATTTAGAAGTGGCTTATGCATTGATTCATGGCGATTTACCGAACGCTGAGCAAAAAGCAGACTTCTTTGAAAAAATCCGTAAGCATACAGGTGTTCATGATCAGCTGCGTAAATTCTTTGAAGGCTTCCGCCGTGACGCCCATCCAATGGCTATTATGGTTGGTGTGGTTGGTGCTTTATCCGCGTTCTATCATGAAGATCTAGACATCAGCAATGAAGATCATCGTGAAATCACTGCTATTCGTTTGATTGCCAAAATGCCAACGCTTGCTGCGATGAGTTATAAATACTCGCAAGGCGAACCGTTCATGTATCCACGTAATGACTTTAGCTATGCTGAAAACTTCTTGTACATGATGTTTGCTACTCCTGCCGATGTAGACTATAAAACAAACGATGTCATCACTCGCGCAATGGACAAAATCTTTACATTGCACGCTGATCATGAGCAAAATGCCTCAACCTCTACCGTACGTTTAGCTGGCTCTACTGGTGCAAACCCGTATGCTTGTATCGCAGCTGGTATTGCGGCACTTTGGGGTCCATCACATGGCGGCGCTAATGAAGCGGTGCTTGACATGTTAGATGAGATCGGCACCGTTGAGAACGTTCCTGCATTTATGGAAAAAGTGAAGAGCCGTGAAGTGAAGCTGATGGGCTTTGGCCACCGTGTTTACAAAAACTTTGATCCACGTGCGCAAGTGCTAAAAGAAGCTTCTGACGAAGTGTTAGAAGCTTTAGGTATCAATGATCCTAAACTTGAACTGGCCATGGAGCTTGAGCGTATCGCGCTTGAAGATCCGTTCTTCATTGAACGCAATCTATATCCAAACGTTGATTTCTACTCTGGCATTATTCTAAAAGCCATCGGTATTCCAACGTCAATGTTTACGGTTATCTTCTCGCTAGCGCGTACTTCTGGCTGGATCAGTCATTGGCTTGAGATGCACAGTGCACCGTTTAAGATCGGTCGTCCGCGTCAGTTATATACAGGTGAGACGAAGCGCGATTTTGTAAAAGTCGAAGATCGCAAGTAA
- a CDS encoding LytTR family DNA-binding domain-containing protein codes for MRIVVCDDEPLARERLVRIVQDSGHHVIAQAKTGAEAIMAVKEQQPDVILLDIRMPEMDGVRCAQILNELQHPPAIIFVTAYDHYAIAAFKSHAIGYLLKPANRDELLEALRNAKNLNAAQLNEMRKLEDPTARPIREHIAARTHRGVELIKLQDIYYFTADQKYVKVRHKDGIVLIDDTLKELEQEFGERLFRVHRNAIINLSFLDYLETIDTGQYQVRFKGIEENLAVSRRHLPALREKIQSM; via the coding sequence ATGAGGATTGTAGTTTGTGACGATGAGCCTTTGGCTCGTGAACGTTTGGTCAGAATCGTACAAGATTCAGGGCACCACGTGATTGCACAAGCAAAAACAGGTGCAGAAGCGATCATGGCTGTAAAAGAGCAGCAACCTGATGTCATCTTATTAGATATCCGTATGCCTGAGATGGATGGTGTGCGGTGCGCTCAGATATTGAATGAGCTGCAACATCCGCCAGCTATTATATTTGTGACTGCTTATGATCATTATGCTATCGCCGCTTTTAAATCTCATGCTATCGGTTATTTATTAAAACCTGCTAATAGGGATGAGCTGCTAGAAGCGCTCCGTAACGCCAAAAATCTAAATGCCGCACAGCTCAATGAGATGCGTAAGCTTGAAGACCCTACGGCACGTCCTATTCGTGAGCATATCGCCGCGCGCACTCATCGAGGCGTTGAGCTCATTAAGCTACAAGATATCTATTATTTTACGGCGGATCAAAAGTATGTCAAAGTTCGACATAAAGACGGTATTGTGCTTATAGATGACACCTTAAAAGAGCTTGAGCAAGAGTTTGGCGAGCGACTGTTTCGCGTTCATCGCAATGCTATTATCAATTTGAGCTTTTTAGATTATCTAGAAACAATCGATACAGGACAGTATCAAGTCCGCTTTAAAGGCATTGAGGAGAATCTAGCGGTAAGTCGTCGCCACCTGCCAGCGTTAAGAGAGAAAATCCAAAGTATGTAG
- the sdhD gene encoding succinate dehydrogenase, hydrophobic membrane anchor protein: MKNDSGVKSATGLTGSGTRDWIVQRFGAMVLALYSITLLVFFLTHGNVTFVEWSAFMTSLPMRLFSLVAIVALAGHAWVGLWTVLTDYVKSGSMRLILQALMVAAILVYVFWGIMIFWGTGFGVIAV; the protein is encoded by the coding sequence ATTAAAAATGATTCAGGAGTTAAAAGTGCCACGGGTTTAACAGGCTCAGGAACACGTGATTGGATCGTGCAACGCTTTGGCGCTATGGTACTGGCTTTGTATAGTATCACTTTGCTAGTCTTCTTTTTGACCCATGGTAACGTGACCTTTGTGGAGTGGTCAGCATTTATGACCAGTTTACCAATGCGCCTGTTTAGTTTAGTCGCTATTGTCGCACTGGCAGGTCATGCTTGGGTTGGTTTGTGGACTGTCCTTACTGATTATGTTAAGTCAGGCAGTATGCGTTTAATACTCCAAGCTTTGATGGTCGCTGCTATTTTAGTTTATGTGTTTTGGGGTATTATGATTTTTTGGGGTACAGGTTTTGGCGTTATTGCTGTTTAA
- a CDS encoding thioesterase family protein, with protein MSNTFDKDQVIPDELASYAVIHRQSIQWGEMDAFNHLNNVVYYRYAESARIAYLQALGMFDGSMVTMLAHSNCQYLRPVTYPDTLLIGVRCQRLGNTSIVIEYTYYSGEQQAIVANAEAVIVRMDSSGTKKLPWIEAERERLLTLEQKFGHIPEV; from the coding sequence ATGAGCAATACCTTTGATAAAGATCAAGTGATACCTGATGAGCTGGCAAGCTATGCTGTAATCCATCGCCAGTCTATACAATGGGGAGAGATGGATGCATTTAATCATTTGAATAACGTAGTCTACTATCGTTATGCAGAGTCTGCGCGTATCGCCTATTTGCAAGCATTAGGGATGTTTGATGGCAGTATGGTGACAATGTTGGCGCACTCAAACTGTCAGTATTTGCGCCCTGTTACTTATCCCGATACGTTATTGATAGGTGTGCGCTGTCAGCGCTTAGGCAACACTAGCATTGTCATAGAATATACCTACTATAGCGGTGAGCAACAAGCAATCGTTGCTAATGCTGAAGCGGTCATCGTGCGTATGGATAGCTCAGGAACCAAAAAACTTCCTTGGATAGAAGCAGAGCGTGAGAGGCTACTCACATTAGAGCAAAAATTTGGGCATATACCAGAAGTGTAG